A section of the Campylobacter concisus genome encodes:
- a CDS encoding PepSY-associated TM helix domain-containing protein, with amino-acid sequence MFKIWRKFHLILALVFALPLLIISISGAIISYHDEIIEAFSKDEIDITTNKSALKIDEILKVFSKTMPNFNLSYIKIKGEANRAYVVSGTSESGEFKSFFVDPYTGEIVSENSVEKFIGLALNLHKNLGLALFKNENLSKFASELVAISTLALLVILITGVLIHFWRFRSKFISAFKLNLKAKKFTFLYSLHGFLGLYLGVILLIICVSGLYFSYESFAKVINQIYGEQKVFKKPNFTSKNGFSLNDEQKVENLQKAYEIFTLKFGNEFDALNFILNKDGVKFMIFYLPKGASESDGVRLAVDTASGEILKNTMPKSFEIYKFMLDLHAGYIFGEAGKFIFFMASFGVGVLLFSGCVIYYKRRKK; translated from the coding sequence ATGTTTAAAATTTGGCGGAAATTTCACTTAATTTTAGCTCTTGTCTTTGCTTTGCCACTTTTGATAATCTCAATTAGTGGAGCAATTATTTCGTATCACGATGAGATAATTGAGGCTTTTAGTAAAGATGAGATAGACATAACGACTAATAAAAGCGCTTTAAAAATAGATGAAATTTTAAAGGTCTTTAGCAAGACCATGCCAAATTTTAACCTTAGTTATATAAAGATAAAAGGCGAGGCAAATAGAGCTTATGTAGTAAGTGGCACAAGCGAGAGTGGCGAGTTTAAGTCATTCTTTGTAGATCCTTATACGGGCGAGATAGTCTCTGAAAATAGTGTAGAAAAATTTATAGGGCTAGCTTTAAATTTACATAAAAATCTAGGACTAGCTCTATTTAAAAATGAAAATTTATCTAAATTTGCAAGTGAGCTAGTTGCGATTTCGACGCTTGCATTACTTGTGATTTTAATAACCGGGGTGCTGATACATTTTTGGAGATTTAGAAGTAAATTTATTAGCGCCTTTAAGCTAAATCTAAAGGCAAAGAAATTTACATTTTTATATTCGTTGCATGGATTTTTAGGGCTTTATTTGGGGGTTATTTTGCTTATTATCTGTGTTAGCGGTCTATACTTTTCTTATGAGAGCTTTGCTAAGGTCATAAATCAAATTTATGGCGAGCAAAAGGTATTTAAAAAGCCAAATTTTACTAGCAAAAATGGTTTTAGCCTAAATGATGAGCAAAAGGTAGAAAATCTTCAAAAGGCTTATGAAATTTTTACTTTAAAATTTGGAAATGAGTTTGATGCTTTAAATTTTATTCTCAATAAAGATGGCGTAAAATTTATGATCTTTTACTTGCCAAAAGGTGCTAGTGAGAGTGACGGCGTTAGGCTTGCGGTCGATACGGCAAGTGGAGAAATTTTAAAAAATACCATGCCAAAATCTTTTGAAATTTATAAATTTATGCTTGATCTGCACGCTGGATATATATTTGGAGAGGCTGGAAAATTTATCTTTTTTATGGCTTCTTTTGGAGTTGGCGTGCTACTTTTTAGCGGTTGCGTGATTTACTACAAACGGCGTAAAAAGTAG
- a CDS encoding RNA pyrophosphohydrolase, translating into MQKKYRPNVAAVVLSSLYPFKCEILVAKRVDMDDIWQFPQGGIDEGESPKQALKRELKEEIGTDKIDILEEYPQWLSYDFPVNAAKKFYPFDGQTQKYFLVRLKNGASVNLKTEHPEFSEYKFVDFGRSLENINHFKKPIYEKVLSYFKEKGYF; encoded by the coding sequence ATGCAAAAAAAATATAGACCAAACGTGGCAGCTGTTGTTTTGTCTAGCTTGTATCCGTTTAAATGTGAAATTTTAGTAGCAAAAAGAGTGGATATGGACGATATCTGGCAGTTTCCTCAAGGCGGAATAGACGAAGGCGAGAGTCCAAAGCAAGCCTTAAAAAGGGAGCTTAAAGAAGAGATTGGAACTGATAAAATCGATATTTTAGAAGAGTATCCGCAGTGGCTAAGCTACGACTTTCCAGTAAACGCGGCAAAGAAATTTTACCCATTTGATGGGCAGACGCAAAAGTATTTTTTAGTTAGACTTAAAAATGGTGCCAGTGTAAATTTAAAGACAGAGCATCCTGAGTTTAGCGAGTATAAATTTGTAGATTTTGGTAGAAGTTTAGAGAATATAAATCACTTTAAAAAACCTATTTATGAAAAGGTTTTGAGTTATTTTAAAGAGAAAGGATATTTTTGA
- a CDS encoding aspartate kinase codes for MLIVQKFGGTSVGTLERIEAVANRVIETKNSGADVVVVVSAMSGVTNQLVEYSEYFSKHPDGVATDMLLSSGEQVTTALLTIALNAKGYACVGMTGAMAGIITDDIHTKARIERIETARLKAELKAGKIVVVAGFQGIDEKGNITTLGRGGSDLSAVALAGALDADLCEIFTDVDGVYTTDPRIEKKAKKLEKISYDEMLELASAGAKVLQNRSVELAKKLNVKLITRSSFNHNEGTLIAKEDDNMEAVLVSGIALDKNQARVTLRGVVDKPGIAAEIFTALAHENINVDMIIQNVGHDGTTNLGFTVPQNELELAKETMQKLSAAKHIEFDDAIVKVSVIGVGMKSHSGVACLAFETLAKEGINIQMISTSEIKISMIVDQKYGELAVRVLHDAYKLDK; via the coding sequence ATGTTGATCGTTCAAAAATTTGGCGGAACTAGCGTAGGAACACTTGAACGCATCGAAGCTGTGGCAAATAGAGTCATTGAGACAAAAAATAGCGGTGCAGACGTAGTTGTGGTAGTTTCTGCGATGAGCGGAGTTACAAATCAATTGGTTGAATATAGTGAGTATTTTTCAAAACATCCAGATGGCGTCGCCACTGATATGCTTTTAAGCTCTGGAGAGCAAGTAACGACCGCGCTTTTAACGATCGCACTTAATGCAAAAGGCTATGCATGTGTGGGTATGACAGGTGCGATGGCAGGCATTATTACTGATGATATTCATACAAAAGCAAGGATCGAAAGGATAGAGACTGCTAGGCTAAAAGCCGAGCTAAAAGCTGGCAAAATCGTGGTTGTGGCTGGCTTTCAAGGTATAGATGAAAAAGGTAATATCACAACCCTTGGTAGAGGTGGTAGTGACCTTAGTGCAGTTGCATTAGCAGGGGCGCTTGATGCTGATCTATGCGAAATTTTTACCGATGTTGATGGCGTTTATACGACTGATCCAAGGATAGAAAAAAAGGCAAAAAAACTTGAGAAGATAAGCTATGATGAGATGCTAGAGCTCGCTTCTGCTGGAGCAAAGGTGCTACAAAATCGCTCAGTCGAGCTGGCAAAAAAACTAAATGTAAAACTCATTACAAGAAGTAGCTTTAATCACAACGAAGGTACATTAATAGCAAAGGAAGATGACAATATGGAAGCAGTTTTAGTAAGCGGAATAGCACTAGATAAAAATCAAGCAAGAGTAACACTAAGAGGCGTAGTTGATAAGCCTGGCATCGCAGCAGAAATTTTTACAGCTTTAGCTCATGAAAACATAAACGTAGATATGATAATCCAAAACGTAGGACATGACGGCACTACAAATTTAGGCTTTACAGTGCCACAAAACGAGCTTGAACTAGCAAAAGAGACTATGCAAAAGCTCTCAGCTGCAAAACATATAGAATTTGATGACGCGATCGTGAAAGTTTCAGTTATTGGCGTCGGCATGAAGAGCCATAGCGGTGTAGCATGTCTAGCATTTGAAACGCTTGCAAAAGAGGGCATAAATATCCAAATGATCTCAACAAGCGAGATAAAAATTTCAATGATCGTTGATCAAAAATATGGTGAGCTAGCGGTTCGCGTACTTCACGATGCTTATAAGCTAGATAAATAA
- a CDS encoding HobA family DNA replication regulator, translating to MQDFIQWTLKAIRDEGPLMSWMEERRVEWTPLLASRLKFLLEGRAFITISDEERRWFEIYLLKKMNHSKSIRPFLPFFSLRSLYPSLDEIETNEQKQLLKDMLSLAFPNGYLFFYIGKSLDRYANLAKSDEDSYMWLFDEQAQNSFTLSSSDENLDIKLISLCKIFDKSIDAALFAKVIL from the coding sequence ATGCAAGATTTTATTCAGTGGACGTTAAAGGCTATTAGGGACGAAGGCCCTTTGATGAGCTGGATGGAGGAAAGGCGTGTCGAATGGACGCCTTTGCTCGCATCTAGGCTTAAATTTTTACTTGAAGGAAGGGCTTTTATAACTATAAGCGATGAAGAGCGAAGATGGTTTGAAATTTATCTTTTAAAAAAGATGAACCATTCAAAAAGCATAAGGCCATTTTTGCCATTTTTTAGCCTAAGATCACTTTATCCATCGCTCGATGAGATAGAGACAAATGAACAAAAGCAGCTTCTAAAAGATATGCTAAGTCTTGCTTTTCCAAATGGTTACTTGTTTTTTTATATTGGAAAGAGTCTTGATAGATATGCGAATTTAGCCAAAAGCGATGAGGATAGTTATATGTGGCTATTTGACGAGCAGGCACAAAATAGCTTTACTCTTAGCTCAAGCGATGAAAATTTAGATATTAAACTAATAAGTCTTTGCAAAATTTTTGATAAAAGCATCGATGCGGCGCTCTTTGCAAAGGTGATACTCTAA
- a CDS encoding DNA polymerase III subunit delta' codes for MLNKIVITSDFENLKAKLEDEFGINNLRFYVSDDFLLENAKEVITEAYIAEKDEKILVIHANSFRTEAQNALLKIIEEPPRNIKFIIAAQSKNLLLPTIRSRMLIENNLTKKPKITLDLNLKSLSLKELTIFIDQKIADEQAQKFSKNELKELVGVIVTKAVDAGYKFSGEEMDYFFSLIKLADLNAKSHAVLTPLLLTIFQKGRR; via the coding sequence ATGCTTAATAAAATCGTCATTACAAGCGATTTTGAAAATTTAAAAGCCAAACTTGAAGATGAGTTTGGCATTAATAATTTAAGATTTTATGTAAGTGATGATTTTTTGCTAGAAAACGCAAAAGAGGTCATCACAGAAGCATACATTGCTGAAAAAGATGAAAAAATTTTAGTAATACATGCTAATTCTTTTAGGACAGAGGCTCAAAATGCACTTTTAAAGATCATCGAAGAGCCTCCAAGAAATATCAAATTTATAATAGCTGCGCAGAGTAAAAATTTACTTCTACCAACGATTAGATCAAGAATGCTCATAGAAAATAATCTCACAAAAAAGCCAAAAATAACTCTTGATCTAAATTTAAAATCTCTTAGCCTAAAAGAGCTAACAATCTTTATCGATCAAAAGATCGCAGACGAGCAAGCACAGAAATTTAGCAAAAACGAGCTAAAAGAGCTTGTTGGAGTTATCGTGACAAAGGCAGTTGATGCTGGGTATAAATTTAGCGGCGAGGAGATGGATTATTTTTTCTCGCTTATCAAGCTTGCGGATCTAAATGCCAAGTCTCACGCCGTGCTAACGCCGCTACTGCTTACTATATTTCAAAAAGGACGACGTTGA
- the folP gene encoding dihydropteroate synthase has product MKFYKINNKSDFDEICKAISPSPAGIKLMHEKSEINFIYIDEIKTPAANILKQDALSVGAELVTHKDTILGRESLNKALLMATNAQLRQLAKKEKLQDFGLKNLAAFLETKFIKPIKPLIMGVANINTDSFNEQSRINTQNGISKIEYMIEAGADYIDLGGVSSRPGSEYCGREEEFRRIKDIVEEIYKLNLHEKAKFSLDSFDPYCLEFALNHGFKMINDITANASLATLAARYDAEFCMMHMQGDPATMQVAPKYNDLIGEIADFFEQKIALAKELGAKKLVLDVGIGFGKTAEQNLLLIKHLEHFLKFECPLLVGASRKSVINHYSPSEVKDRLPGSLYLHLKAFENGAHIIRTHDVAEHKQLFNMHEAMSQATLW; this is encoded by the coding sequence TTGAAATTTTACAAGATAAATAACAAAAGCGACTTTGATGAAATTTGCAAAGCTATCTCACCAAGTCCTGCTGGCATTAAGCTCATGCATGAAAAGAGCGAGATAAATTTTATTTACATAGATGAGATAAAAACCCCAGCGGCAAATATCCTAAAGCAAGATGCATTAAGTGTTGGGGCTGAGCTTGTGACACACAAAGATACGATTTTGGGCCGTGAGAGTCTAAATAAAGCATTGCTAATGGCGACAAATGCACAGCTTAGACAGCTAGCTAAAAAAGAAAAGCTACAAGACTTTGGACTTAAAAATTTAGCAGCCTTTTTAGAGACAAAATTTATAAAGCCAATAAAGCCTCTTATAATGGGCGTTGCAAATATAAACACAGATAGCTTTAACGAACAAAGCCGCATAAATACGCAAAATGGTATCTCAAAAATAGAATACATGATAGAAGCAGGTGCAGACTATATCGACCTTGGTGGCGTTAGTTCAAGGCCTGGGAGCGAGTACTGCGGTCGCGAAGAGGAATTTAGGCGCATAAAAGATATCGTGGAGGAAATTTACAAGCTAAATTTACATGAAAAGGCGAAATTTAGCCTTGATAGCTTTGATCCTTATTGTCTTGAATTTGCTCTAAATCACGGCTTTAAAATGATAAATGACATCACGGCAAATGCCTCACTTGCCACGCTTGCGGCGCGATATGACGCTGAGTTTTGCATGATGCATATGCAAGGCGATCCTGCGACTATGCAGGTCGCACCAAAATATAATGACTTAATCGGCGAGATAGCAGACTTTTTTGAGCAAAAGATAGCCCTAGCAAAGGAGCTTGGTGCCAAAAAGCTTGTGCTTGATGTGGGTATTGGCTTTGGCAAGACAGCTGAGCAAAATTTATTGCTTATCAAGCATTTGGAGCATTTTTTGAAATTTGAGTGCCCACTACTAGTTGGTGCCAGCCGCAAATCAGTTATAAATCATTACAGTCCAAGTGAGGTTAAAGACCGTTTACCAGGCTCGCTTTACCTACACTTAAAGGCCTTCGAAAACGGCGCACATATCATCCGTACACACGACGTGGCCGAGCATAAGCAGCTTTTTAATATGCATGAGGCGATGAGTCAAGCCACGCTTTGGTAG
- a CDS encoding NADAR family protein, with the protein MKNLLPPPWIKFPHIDPFSIGWRMGAGEDYKFKFNDWLKSLSQDEYSEHRRLFAEPATWRGYWDETLGGDESALFINDDFVIDLWEHEPRYELKWLKKRYNAGKSDKFLLFWGHQKSAGISASCLSQWYASGFWQDETRYLCAEQYMMAKKAECFGDKETLEKILSAKDPVHMKALGRQVRGFDAKIWDEVKFNVVLNASYLKFSQNAPLRDFLLQTGSKVLVEASPVDKIWGIGLSASDENAQNPMKWRGQNLLGFALMRARDEIANVYKNVHLCDARELNLDHL; encoded by the coding sequence ATGAAAAATTTACTTCCGCCACCTTGGATCAAATTTCCCCATATCGATCCATTTTCTATCGGTTGGAGGATGGGCGCTGGTGAGGATTATAAGTTTAAATTTAATGACTGGCTAAAATCGCTAAGTCAAGATGAATATAGCGAGCATCGGCGGCTTTTTGCTGAGCCTGCGACGTGGCGTGGATACTGGGATGAGACGCTTGGAGGCGACGAAAGTGCGCTTTTTATCAACGATGACTTTGTTATAGACCTTTGGGAGCATGAGCCTAGATATGAGTTAAAATGGCTTAAAAAGCGCTATAACGCTGGAAAATCGGATAAATTTCTTCTATTTTGGGGTCATCAAAAGAGTGCAGGTATAAGTGCAAGCTGTCTTAGTCAGTGGTACGCCTCTGGCTTTTGGCAAGATGAAACTAGATACCTTTGCGCTGAGCAATATATGATGGCTAAAAAGGCTGAGTGCTTTGGCGATAAAGAGACTTTGGAGAAAATTTTATCCGCTAAAGATCCAGTGCATATGAAGGCGCTTGGCAGGCAGGTGCGTGGCTTTGACGCTAAGATCTGGGACGAGGTCAAATTTAACGTCGTGCTAAATGCGAGCTATTTAAAATTTAGCCAAAATGCCCCTTTGCGAGACTTTTTGCTCCAAACTGGGAGTAAAGTTTTGGTTGAGGCAAGCCCAGTTGATAAAATTTGGGGCATAGGTTTGTCCGCAAGCGATGAAAATGCGCAAAATCCTATGAAATGGCGAGGGCAAAATTTGCTTGGCTTTGCGCTGATGAGGGCGAGGGATGAGATAGCAAATGTCTATAAAAATGTCCATCTTTGTGACGCAAGAGAGCTAAATTTGGATCATTTATAA
- the ligA gene encoding NAD-dependent DNA ligase LigA, giving the protein MTKQEYERAIDTLNAWAKAYYDDDEPLASDEEYDALYHAVLAFEQANPSEISIFSPTKRVGGTVKEGFSKANHIKRMWSMEDIFDLAELDAWLKRGEKENLTFVAEPKFDGASLNLLYENGVLVRAITRGDGVTGEDVTLNARTISSVPKSISYKGLIEIRGEVVIRKDDFELLNAERAKDGEAPLSNPRNAAAGSLRQLDGAVTAKRKLLFIPWGVGEQSLGLKDHSEVMKFVRDLGFERDDFFKILKKDELEAAYNELLANRDSKSVMMDGMVIRVNDLTRCEELGYTVKFPKFMVAFKFPAIEKVTRLKDVALQVGRSGVVTPVGVLDEVNIDGANVKSATLHNFDEIERLGVMKNDYIGIIRSGDVIPKITKVYKDRRDGSEQAIDRPKFCPVCGSHLLDEGAFLKCQNLSCRARVVGSIIHYASKKCLNIDGLGDAIVNLLFDKGLISCIKDIYGLKFDDLIALEGFKEKKVNNLLNAIEASKGAELSRFITGLGCEHIGEVAAKKLASSFGLGWLDASFEELVSLEGFGVEMANSLIDFAEVNRDEILALSQIVQPSVTQVQSISNALSGKTVVITGTLSRPRDEIKAELESFGAKVSSSVSKKTDFVLAGEEAGSKLDKANELGVRVIDESEYERLKLEA; this is encoded by the coding sequence ATGACAAAACAAGAGTACGAACGAGCAATAGATACGCTAAATGCGTGGGCAAAGGCCTACTACGACGATGACGAGCCACTTGCAAGCGACGAGGAATACGACGCACTATATCACGCGGTTTTAGCCTTCGAGCAGGCAAATCCAAGCGAAATTTCTATCTTTTCACCTACAAAACGCGTGGGTGGTACTGTAAAAGAGGGCTTTAGTAAGGCCAATCACATCAAACGCATGTGGAGTATGGAAGATATCTTTGATCTAGCCGAGCTTGATGCGTGGCTAAAACGCGGCGAGAAAGAAAATTTAACTTTTGTAGCTGAGCCTAAATTTGACGGAGCGAGTTTAAATTTGCTCTATGAAAATGGCGTTTTAGTTAGGGCGATAACAAGAGGCGACGGCGTTACAGGCGAGGATGTGACACTAAATGCAAGGACCATTAGCTCGGTGCCAAAGAGCATTAGCTACAAAGGACTTATCGAAATTCGAGGCGAAGTCGTCATAAGAAAAGATGACTTTGAGCTACTAAATGCAGAGCGCGCAAAAGATGGCGAGGCGCCGCTTTCAAACCCTAGAAACGCTGCAGCTGGCAGTCTAAGACAGCTTGATGGTGCGGTGACTGCTAAAAGAAAGCTACTTTTTATACCTTGGGGTGTGGGCGAGCAGAGCCTTGGGCTAAAAGATCACAGCGAGGTGATGAAATTTGTGCGTGATCTTGGCTTTGAAAGAGATGATTTTTTCAAAATTTTAAAAAAAGACGAGCTTGAGGCTGCGTACAACGAGCTTTTGGCAAATCGTGACTCAAAAAGTGTGATGATGGATGGTATGGTGATACGTGTAAATGACCTTACGCGCTGCGAAGAGCTAGGCTATACGGTCAAATTTCCAAAATTTATGGTGGCGTTTAAATTTCCAGCCATTGAAAAGGTGACTAGGCTAAAAGATGTCGCACTTCAAGTTGGCAGAAGCGGCGTAGTAACGCCTGTTGGCGTGCTTGATGAGGTAAATATCGATGGTGCAAATGTAAAATCCGCCACACTTCATAACTTTGACGAGATCGAGCGCCTTGGCGTTATGAAAAACGACTATATCGGTATCATCCGCTCAGGTGATGTTATACCAAAGATAACAAAGGTTTATAAGGATAGGCGAGATGGCAGCGAGCAAGCGATTGATAGGCCTAAATTTTGCCCAGTTTGCGGCTCGCACCTGCTTGATGAGGGAGCGTTTTTAAAGTGTCAAAATTTAAGCTGCAGGGCAAGAGTGGTGGGCTCTATCATCCACTATGCGTCGAAAAAATGCCTAAACATCGACGGCCTTGGCGATGCGATCGTAAATTTACTATTTGATAAGGGGCTAATTTCCTGCATAAAAGATATCTACGGCCTTAAATTTGATGATCTCATTGCGCTTGAGGGTTTTAAAGAGAAAAAGGTAAATAATCTTTTAAATGCTATCGAAGCTAGCAAAGGTGCGGAGCTATCGCGCTTTATCACGGGTCTTGGCTGCGAGCACATCGGCGAAGTGGCGGCTAAAAAGCTTGCAAGTAGCTTTGGGCTAGGCTGGCTTGATGCTAGTTTTGAAGAGCTTGTCTCGCTTGAAGGCTTTGGCGTGGAGATGGCAAATAGCTTGATAGACTTTGCCGAGGTAAATAGGGACGAAATTTTAGCTCTTAGTCAGATCGTGCAACCAAGCGTAACGCAGGTGCAAAGCATCTCAAATGCGCTAAGTGGCAAAACGGTGGTGATAACTGGCACGCTAAGTCGCCCAAGAGATGAGATAAAGGCTGAGCTTGAGAGTTTTGGCGCAAAGGTTTCAAGCTCAGTTTCTAAAAAAACAGACTTCGTGCTAGCTGGCGAGGAGGCTGGCAGTAAGCTTGATAAAGCAAATGAGCTAGGCGTGCGAGTGATCGATGAGAGCGAATATGAGAGGCTAAAACTTGAGGCTTGA
- the tlyA gene encoding 23S rRNA (cytidine-2'-O)-methyltransferase TlyA — MRLDNYVASVLNISRNKASELIKSGKVLADGEICTKVSSEVSEAKISLLDEIYVGRGALKLKSFLKAMKFELTGKNALDIGSSTGGFMQILLESGVKSVTGVDVGTNQLDDSLRSDERVKIYEKTDVREFAKQEQGKFDLITCDVSFISLDEILPAICQLANENSLIITLFKPQFEVGVGIKRNKKGVVTDAKAVNLAMKRFEVLASSLKFELIACKECEVKGKEGNAEFFYAFNKR; from the coding sequence TTGAGGCTTGATAACTACGTCGCAAGCGTTTTAAACATCAGTAGAAACAAGGCGAGCGAGCTAATAAAATCTGGCAAGGTGCTAGCAGATGGCGAAATTTGCACCAAGGTTTCAAGCGAGGTTAGTGAAGCTAAAATTTCGCTGCTAGATGAAATTTACGTTGGGCGAGGCGCGCTTAAACTAAAGAGTTTTTTAAAAGCAATGAAATTTGAATTAACTGGTAAAAACGCACTTGATATCGGAAGCTCAACAGGTGGCTTTATGCAAATTTTACTTGAAAGCGGCGTAAAGAGCGTGACTGGTGTAGATGTGGGTACTAATCAGCTTGACGATAGTTTAAGAAGCGATGAGCGGGTAAAAATTTATGAGAAAACTGACGTCAGAGAGTTTGCTAAGCAAGAGCAAGGTAAATTTGATCTAATAACCTGCGACGTGAGCTTTATCTCTTTGGATGAAATTTTGCCAGCTATTTGCCAGCTTGCAAACGAGAATTCGCTCATTATAACGCTTTTTAAACCGCAGTTTGAAGTGGGCGTTGGTATAAAACGCAACAAAAAAGGCGTTGTCACTGACGCTAAGGCTGTAAATTTAGCGATGAAGCGCTTTGAAGTGCTAGCAAGCAGCTTGAAATTTGAACTGATAGCTTGCAAAGAGTGCGAGGTCAAAGGAAAGGAAGGAAATGCCGAATTTTTCTACGCTTTTAACAAAAGATAA
- a CDS encoding bifunctional riboflavin kinase/FAD synthetase, which yields MPNFSTLLTKDNITAVAIGHFDGVHRGHKQLLKQLGEFGGLVVIDKNKANITPKLKRAEYSNYPCFLYDFDTIKGLSGEEFITLLKHDFKNLKKIVVGFDFRFGRNRAWDKHDLKRIFDGEVVVVDEVCYDGMGVHSSAIRELIRQGNIEEANRLIGREYSIEGNVIKGQGIGAKELVATLNLEIKSYLLPREGVYATRTRMGSYTYGSVTFIGNRLSTDGNFSVETHILDEIAPKVTKHVAVCFIKRLRDNKKFNNLSELKEQIKRDINEARQCVGVCDLFFG from the coding sequence ATGCCGAATTTTTCTACGCTTTTAACAAAAGATAATATCACTGCCGTTGCGATCGGGCACTTTGACGGCGTACATAGGGGACACAAGCAGCTTCTAAAGCAGCTTGGCGAGTTTGGCGGACTTGTCGTGATCGATAAGAATAAAGCCAACATTACGCCAAAGCTAAAGCGAGCCGAATACTCAAACTATCCTTGCTTTTTATATGATTTTGACACCATTAAAGGGCTTAGCGGCGAGGAATTTATCACATTGCTAAAACATGATTTTAAAAATTTAAAAAAGATCGTTGTTGGGTTTGATTTTAGATTTGGCAGAAATAGAGCGTGGGATAAGCACGATTTGAAAAGAATTTTTGATGGCGAGGTAGTTGTCGTTGATGAGGTTTGCTACGATGGTATGGGCGTGCATAGCTCAGCCATTAGGGAGCTAATACGTCAGGGCAACATTGAAGAGGCAAACAGGCTAATAGGCAGGGAGTACTCGATCGAGGGAAATGTGATAAAAGGGCAGGGCATCGGCGCAAAAGAGCTAGTTGCTACGCTAAATTTAGAGATCAAAAGCTATCTTTTGCCGCGCGAGGGCGTCTATGCGACAAGAACTAGGATGGGCTCATACACCTATGGCTCGGTCACATTTATAGGTAATAGGCTTAGCACAGATGGAAATTTTAGTGTCGAGACGCACATCTTAGACGAGATCGCGCCAAAAGTAACGAAGCACGTTGCCGTTTGCTTCATAAAACGCCTAAGAGATAATAAAAAATTTAATAATCTTAGCGAGCTAAAAGAGCAGATAAAGCGTGATATAAACGAGGCTAGACAGTGCGTGGGCGTGTGCGATCTCTTTTTTGGATAG
- the cmoA gene encoding carboxy-S-adenosyl-L-methionine synthase CmoA, with product MRDEIFKEPISKQFEFDDFVASVFDDMISRSVPFYDVSSNLNAKLLAKILPKDASVCDLGCSTANSLLLLNNLRNDLVLSGVDNSEAMLANAKNKAKAYGAKIKFLLDDILKCELVDFDAVLANYTLQFIRPPKRADLVQKIYNGLNENGVFLFSEKIIFEDKKLTKSVIEIYEDYKQAQGYSRYEIAQKREALENVLVPYTEEENRSLALNAGFKRVESTFKWGNFMSFIAFK from the coding sequence ATGAGAGATGAAATTTTTAAAGAGCCTATAAGTAAGCAGTTCGAGTTTGACGACTTTGTGGCGAGCGTATTTGATGATATGATCTCGCGCTCGGTGCCGTTTTACGATGTGAGCTCAAATCTAAATGCAAAGCTACTAGCTAAAATTTTGCCAAAAGATGCAAGTGTATGCGACCTTGGCTGCTCGACGGCAAATAGCCTACTTTTACTAAATAACCTTAGAAACGACCTCGTGCTAAGTGGCGTGGATAACTCTGAAGCTATGCTAGCAAATGCCAAAAATAAGGCAAAGGCTTATGGAGCAAAGATAAAATTTTTGCTTGATGATATTTTAAAGTGTGAGCTAGTGGACTTTGACGCAGTTTTGGCAAACTATACTTTGCAGTTTATCAGACCGCCAAAAAGAGCTGATCTGGTGCAAAAAATTTATAACGGACTAAATGAAAATGGCGTCTTTTTGTTTAGTGAAAAGATCATCTTTGAAGATAAAAAACTTACTAAAAGCGTCATAGAAATTTATGAAGACTACAAACAAGCACAAGGCTACTCACGCTATGAGATCGCTCAAAAAAGAGAGGCACTTGAAAATGTACTGGTGCCATACACCGAAGAAGAAAATAGAAGCTTAGCCCTAAATGCTGGCTTTAAGCGAGTCGAGAGCACATTTAAATGGGGAAATTTTATGAGCTTCATTGCATTTAAGTAA